A genomic segment from Nicotiana tabacum cultivar K326 chromosome 9, ASM71507v2, whole genome shotgun sequence encodes:
- the LOC107799736 gene encoding phospholipase A2-alpha-like, whose protein sequence is MAFLQSLKFSLQLLSFCIIALRFSPISIHALNIGIETNAGISLEKECSRTCESKFCVVPPLLRYGKYCGVLYSGCPGEQPCDGLDACCMKHDLCIQRKGNNYLNLECNQSFLNCVATFTKSGAPSFKGNTCLVGTVVRVITDVIDAAVVAGKIFKKP, encoded by the exons ATGGCTTTTCTGCAGTCGTTGAAGTTCTCTCTACAACTTCTTTCATTTTGCATCATAGCCCTCAGATTTTCTCCCATTTCAATTCATGCCCTTAACATTGGCATTGAAACTAATGCTGGCATCTCCTTG GAAAAAGAATGCAGTAGAACATGTGAATCAAAGTTCTGTGTAG TTCCTCCCCTCCTAAGATATGGGAAGTACTGTGGAGTTCTGTACAGTGGATGTCCAGGGGAGCAGCCATGTGATGGGCTTGATGCTTGCTGTATGAAGCATGATCTCTGTATACAACGTAAAGGCA ATAATTATCTAAACTTAGAGTGCAACCAAAGCTTCCTGAATTGTGTGGCTACGTTCACGAAATCAGGAGCTCCATCATTTAAAGGGAACACTTGTTTAGTTGGTACTGTTGTTCGAGTAATTACTGATGTTATTGATGCTGCTGTCGTTGCTGGgaaaattttcaagaaacccTAG
- the LOC107799735 gene encoding F-box protein At5g07610-like — protein sequence MWRTYVNGISGDAPAEFQTSVTGNTDLLTEILLRLPPKSLLRFQTVCKDWFSIISSQRFRLLHCRRKHSSGKVDGLFFCWWVYGNNHVDFIPINGMPKKQMGMIPLAFKNIVKCTSSKIESLHSCNGLFCINFNLGVENQVYYVYNPNTNQHRSIQLPAGTELRQVIVMNLAFDPMVSDSYRLVCVIKSNGVYEFSVYSSETGIWKDSKEILDIKQEYFLAQGVFLNGCMHWVSENGSFLRFELDSLCFKMMPSTVIPNGMLKRNIRYFGQSSGHLHLIEVQGFSTMSFEVLELESDYSKWFVKYRVDLSSLRTMYPQMLSEEFDLVDVNRRTCNVVCVVVDDKEQTTRFLVSTPDVIIEYDSRCMIIKEVAIVEKGKIPVMWEDVSVFEWYDAHRYVETMACV from the coding sequence ATGTGGAGAACATACGTAAACGGAATCTCCGGTGATGCGCCGGCAGAATTTCAGACATCCGTCACCGGAAACACCGATCTCTTGACGGAAATTCTCCTCCGGCTACCCCCAAAATCACTTCTTCGGTTCCAAACCGTCTGTAAAGATTGGTTTTCTATCATTTCAAGCCAAAGATTCCGGCTACTTCACTGCCGGAGAAAACACAGTTCCGGCAAAGTTGACGGACTGTTTTTCTGCTGGTGGGTCTACGGTAATAACCATGTAGACTTCATCCCTATCAATGGCATGCCAAAAAAGCAAATGGGTATGATTCCTTTAGCATTCAAGAATATTGTCAAGTGTACATCTTCAAAGATTGAATCTTTACATTCTTGTAATGGATTGTTCTGTATTAATTTCAATTTGGGTGTTGAAAATCAAGTATACTATGTTTATAATCCCAATACAAATCAGCATAGATCGATTCAACTTCCAGCTGGTACAGAGCTTCGTCAAGTTATTGTAATGAATTTGGCTTTTGATCCAATGGTGTCTGATAGTTATAGACTTGTATGTGTCATTAAATCAAATGGGGTTTATGAATTTTCTGTATACTCATCAGAAACTGGGATTTGGAAAGATTCTAAGGAGATATTGGATATAAAGCAGGAATATTTTTTAGCTCAGGGTGTTTTCTTGAATGGCTGTATGCATTGGGTTAGTGAAAATGGATCATTTTTAAGGTTCGAATTGGATTCATTGTGCTTTAAAATGATGCCTAGCACTGTGATTCCAAATGGCATGTTAAAAAGGAATATAAGGTATTTTGGGCAGTCAAGTGGACATTTGCATCTTATTGAGGTACAGGGGTTTAGTACAATGAGTTTTGAAGTTCTTGAATTGGAGAGTGATTACTCTAAGTGGTTTGTGAAATATCGGGTTGATCTTAGTTCTCTTCGTACTATGTATCCCCAAATGTTGAGTGAAGAATTTGATTTAGTAGATGTGAATCGTCGCACTTGTAATGTAGTATGTGTTGTTGTGGATGACAAGGAACAGACAACAAGATTCTTGGTAAGTACACCAGATGTTATCATTGAATATGATTCTCGTTGTATGATTATTAAGGAGGTTGCGATTGTAGAGAAAGGAAAGATCCCTGTTATGTGGGAAGATGTTTCGGTGTTTGAATGGTATGATGCCCACCGATATGTCGAGACTATGGCGTGCGTatga